From a region of the Castor canadensis chromosome 7, mCasCan1.hap1v2, whole genome shotgun sequence genome:
- the LOC109680994 gene encoding acyl-CoA desaturase 1-like: MAFQNDVYEWARDHRAHHKFSETHADPHNSRRGFFFSHVGWLLVRKHPAVKEKGCLLDMSDLKAEKLVMFQRRYYKPAVLLMCFILPTLVPWYCWGETFLHSLYVATFLRYTVMLNVTWLVNSAAHLYGYRPYDKNISPRENIMVSIVSLGEGFHNYHHSFPYDYSASEYRWSLNVTTFFIDCMAAIGLAYDRKKVSKAAVLARIKKAGGGSYKSG; the protein is encoded by the exons ATGGCATTCCAG aACGATGTGTATGAGTGGGCCAGAGACCACCGTGCCCACCACAAGTTCTCAGAAACACACGCTGATCCTCACAATTCCCGTcgtggctttttcttttctcacgtGGGTTGGCTGCTGGTGCGCAAACACCCAGCTGTCAAAGAGAAGGGCTGTTTGCTGGACATGTCTGACCTCAAAGCTGAGAAACTGGTGATGTTCCAGAGGAG GTACTACAAGCCTGCTGTCCTGCTTATGTGCTTCATCTTGCCCACGCTGGTGCCCTGGTATTGTTGGGGTGAAACTTTTCTACACAGCTTGTATGTTGCCACTTTCCTGAGATACACTGTGATGCTCAATGTCACCTGGCTGGTGAACAGTGCCGCCCACCTCTATGGATATCGCCCGTATGACAAGAATATCAGCCCCCGTGAGAATATCATGGTTTCAATAGTATCTTTGG GCGAGGGATTCCACAACTACCACCACTCCTTCCCCTATGACTACTCTGCCAGTGAGTACCGCTGGAGCCTCAACGTCACCACATTCTTCATCGACTGCATGGCTGCCATTGGTCTGGCTTATGACCGGAAGAAAGTGTCCAAGGCCGCCGTGTTGGCCAGGATTAAAAAAGCTGGAGGTGGAAGCTACAAGAGTGGCTGA